From the genome of Pseudomonas sp. TMP9, one region includes:
- a CDS encoding LPS-assembly protein LptD, whose amino-acid sequence MAVKYPAFRKKFPLLVSSSLLALQPLVLPVAVAAEQYDCQVSASGGWACAPKTSNAALPARPVQRDSLASSEAADGKTQPGQAQGAQATLVTESRGKGLTSRSTDYSHLDWVARENLSAAQLAEAGPYCAGAYVEPIRPGMNDQTPMSEAPMFLSAKASRYEQDEQVATLAGDVVLRQAGMQIEADEANLLQAENRGELIGNVRLRDQGILVVGDRAELQLDNGEAKVDNAEYVLHKSHIRGNALYAKREESAIIRLKDGTYTSCEPGSNAWHLKGNNITLNPATGFGTATNVTLRVKNIPVFYTPYIYFPIDDRRQSGFLPPSIGSSSDNGLTLQTPYYFNLAPNYDATLYPTYMTDRGLLMEGEFRYLTKNSEGQVGGAFLQDSNDDRKLQSEYQDQRWMYSWQHKTGLNDRLLAEVDYTDISDPYYFQDLDSDLGISSTSYVDQRGTLTYRGDSYTARLNAHAYELANITDITPYNRLPQITLDGQLPFQPAGLNLTYGTELVRFDRSLRKGSFSDEDGNTTPWYDTNLQGLARANGERLHLEPAISLPLNWSWGYIKSQVKYLQTNYDLTLDQQGKTSLLAEQDYNSSQSRGVGMFSLDSGLYFDRDTQWFGKSYRQTLEPRLFYLYVPEEDQTDIPIFDTGESNFSYASLWRENRFSGKDRIGDENKLSLGVTNRWIEPNGFERQRFSIGQAIYLEDRKVQLPGIDYRTRGDATASVSPYALEYLYRFNRDWRFSSDFNWDPDSGSTRSGSAMFHYQPEDNPNKVVNAGYRYRNDTVRYDEASGNWVVGGGDYGTPGSPEFIKDYYKVSQHDFSVIWPIVPQWNAISRWQYDYSQDRTLEAFAGFEYDSCCWKLRLINRYWIDYDEVSLNPSLNDQADRGIFLQIVLKGLGGVVGNKVETFLDQGIQGYREREDQAF is encoded by the coding sequence ATGGCAGTAAAATACCCCGCGTTCCGTAAAAAATTTCCTCTATTGGTTTCCAGCAGCCTACTGGCGCTACAACCTTTAGTCCTTCCCGTTGCAGTTGCTGCTGAGCAGTACGATTGCCAGGTTTCCGCCAGCGGCGGTTGGGCTTGCGCCCCTAAAACCAGCAATGCTGCACTGCCGGCACGGCCAGTACAACGTGATTCGCTCGCCAGCAGTGAAGCGGCGGATGGCAAAACCCAGCCCGGCCAGGCCCAAGGTGCGCAAGCCACCCTGGTTACTGAAAGCCGCGGCAAAGGTTTGACCTCACGCAGCACTGACTACAGCCACCTTGATTGGGTTGCGCGAGAAAATCTCAGCGCGGCTCAACTTGCTGAAGCGGGCCCTTACTGCGCCGGTGCTTATGTTGAGCCTATCCGTCCGGGCATGAACGACCAGACACCGATGTCTGAAGCGCCCATGTTCCTGTCGGCCAAAGCCTCACGCTATGAGCAAGACGAGCAAGTCGCCACGCTGGCCGGTGATGTAGTACTGCGTCAGGCCGGCATGCAGATAGAAGCAGATGAAGCGAACCTGCTCCAAGCGGAAAACCGTGGCGAGCTGATCGGCAACGTGCGCCTGCGTGACCAAGGCATCTTGGTTGTCGGTGATCGCGCCGAGCTGCAACTGGACAACGGCGAAGCCAAAGTCGACAACGCTGAGTATGTGCTGCACAAGAGCCATATCCGTGGCAATGCGCTCTACGCCAAGCGCGAAGAAAGTGCGATTATTCGTCTTAAAGATGGCACCTACACCAGCTGCGAACCCGGCAGTAACGCCTGGCACCTTAAAGGCAACAACATCACCCTGAACCCGGCCACCGGTTTCGGCACCGCGACCAACGTCACCCTGCGCGTGAAGAATATTCCGGTGTTCTACACACCCTATATCTACTTCCCGATTGATGACCGTCGCCAGTCAGGCTTTCTGCCGCCCAGCATTGGCAGCTCAAGCGATAACGGCCTGACCCTGCAGACGCCTTATTACTTCAACTTGGCGCCAAACTATGACGCCACGCTGTACCCAACCTATATGACCGATCGCGGCTTGTTGATGGAAGGCGAATTCCGCTACCTGACTAAGAACAGCGAAGGCCAGGTTGGCGGTGCATTTCTGCAAGACAGCAATGACGACCGCAAATTGCAGTCCGAATATCAAGACCAACGCTGGATGTACAGCTGGCAGCACAAGACCGGCCTCAACGATCGCCTGCTGGCTGAAGTCGACTACACCGACATTAGCGATCCTTACTACTTCCAGGATCTAGACAGCGATCTCGGGATCAGCTCAACCAGCTATGTTGATCAGCGCGGCACCTTGACCTACCGTGGCGACAGCTACACCGCGCGCTTAAATGCGCACGCCTACGAACTGGCCAATATCACTGACATCACCCCTTACAACCGCCTGCCGCAGATCACGCTAGACGGTCAACTGCCTTTCCAACCAGCAGGTCTTAACCTGACTTATGGCACCGAGCTCGTGCGTTTCGACCGTAGCTTGCGTAAAGGCTCGTTCTCCGACGAGGACGGTAATACAACACCTTGGTATGACACCAACCTGCAAGGTCTTGCTCGCGCCAACGGTGAGCGCCTCCACCTCGAACCGGCTATTAGCCTGCCGTTGAACTGGAGCTGGGGTTACATCAAATCGCAGGTCAAATACCTGCAGACTAACTACGACCTGACACTGGACCAGCAAGGCAAAACTTCATTACTGGCCGAGCAGGACTACAACAGCAGCCAAAGCCGTGGCGTCGGCATGTTTAGCCTCGACAGCGGCCTGTACTTTGATCGCGACACCCAGTGGTTCGGTAAATCCTATCGGCAAACCCTCGAGCCGCGCCTGTTCTACCTCTATGTTCCGGAGGAGGACCAGACCGATATTCCGATCTTCGACACGGGCGAAAGCAACTTCAGTTACGCCTCGCTGTGGCGTGAGAATCGCTTCTCCGGCAAAGACCGTATTGGCGACGAGAACAAGCTGTCGCTGGGCGTGACCAATCGTTGGATTGAACCGAACGGCTTTGAGCGTCAGCGCTTCAGTATTGGCCAGGCCATCTACCTTGAAGATCGCAAGGTTCAACTCCCAGGCATCGATTACCGCACCCGTGGTGACGCCACTGCATCGGTATCACCTTACGCGCTCGAATACCTCTATCGCTTTAACCGCGACTGGCGCTTCTCCTCAGACTTCAACTGGGACCCGGACAGCGGCAGCACGCGTTCCGGCAGCGCGATGTTCCATTATCAGCCTGAAGACAACCCGAACAAGGTGGTCAACGCCGGCTATCGCTACCGCAATGACACCGTCCGCTATGACGAAGCCAGCGGTAACTGGGTCGTAGGCGGAGGTGACTATGGCACGCCGGGCTCGCCTGAGTTCATCAAGGATTACTACAAAGTCAGCCAGCACGACTTCTCGGTTATCTGGCCAATCGTGCCGCAGTGGAACGCCATCTCTCGCTGGCAATATGACTACAGCCAAGACCGTACCTTAGAGGCCTTCGCCGGCTTCGAGTACGACAGCTGCTGCTGGAAACTGCGCCTGATCAACCGCTATTGGATCGACTACGACGAAGTGAGCCTGAACCCGTCGCTGAACGACCAAGCTGACCGCGGCATCTTCCTGCAGATCGTGCTCAAAGGTCTGGGCGGTGTAGTGGGTAATAAAGTTGAGACTTTCCTCGACCAAGGCATTCAAGGTTATCGTGAACGTGAAGATCAAGCTTTCTGA
- the murU gene encoding N-acetylmuramate alpha-1-phosphate uridylyltransferase MurU, producing MKAMILAAGKGERLRPLTLHTPKPLVRAAGVPLIEYHLRALAAAGFTEVVINHAWLGQQIEDYLSDGARFGVSITYSAEAEPLETGGGIFKALPLLGDQPFALINGDIFTDYPFAQLRQPRAGLAHVVLVANPGHHAAGDFCLLYGQVSDARLDQTNLTYSGMAVLSPALFAGCQPGAFKLAPLLRAAMAAGQVSGEQFDGCWVDVGTHERLAQVESLLEARG from the coding sequence ATGAAGGCGATGATTCTGGCCGCCGGTAAAGGCGAGCGTTTGCGTCCGTTGACCCTGCACACACCTAAGCCTTTGGTGCGTGCGGCGGGTGTGCCGCTGATTGAATATCACCTGCGCGCGTTGGCAGCTGCTGGGTTTACCGAGGTGGTGATCAACCATGCTTGGTTAGGCCAGCAGATTGAAGATTACCTCAGCGATGGCGCGCGTTTCGGCGTCAGCATCACCTATTCCGCGGAAGCCGAACCGCTGGAAACCGGCGGCGGGATTTTCAAGGCCCTGCCATTGCTGGGTGATCAGCCTTTTGCGTTGATCAATGGCGATATTTTCACTGATTACCCATTTGCTCAGCTTCGCCAGCCTCGAGCGGGGCTGGCGCATGTGGTGTTGGTGGCCAATCCCGGTCATCACGCCGCGGGTGACTTCTGCCTCCTTTACGGGCAAGTCAGCGATGCTCGGCTCGATCAAACGAATTTGACCTACAGCGGCATGGCGGTGCTCTCGCCGGCCTTATTTGCAGGCTGCCAGCCCGGTGCGTTCAAGCTTGCACCTTTATTGCGCGCAGCAATGGCGGCTGGGCAGGTGAGTGGCGAACAGTTTGACGGTTGCTGGGTGGATGTCGGTACCCATGAGCGGCTGGCTCAGGTCGAGTCATTGCTTGAGGCGCGCGGCTAA
- the pdxA gene encoding 4-hydroxythreonine-4-phosphate dehydrogenase PdxA gives MTATRLFALTPGEPAGIGPDLCLLLAREAQPHALVAIASQDLLAERALLLGLTLQLVRVGPEAWPTQPAPAGSLYVWDTPLGAAVEPGQLNVENAHYVLQTLTRAAQGCVDGYFAGMITAPVHKGVINEAGIAFSGHTEFLAELTHTEQVVMMLATHGLRVALVTTHLPLKEVAAAITPERLSRVTRILDHDLRTKFGIAQPRILVCGLNPHAGEGGHLGREEIEIIEPTLQQLRAEGINLIGPLPADTLFTPKHLEQCDAVLAMYHDQGLPVLKYKGFGAAVNITLGLPIIRTSVDHGTALDLAGSGKIDSGSLQVALQTAYAMAASQVKTH, from the coding sequence ATGACCGCCACCCGCCTTTTTGCCCTGACACCTGGCGAGCCTGCTGGCATAGGCCCCGACCTCTGCCTACTGCTGGCCCGCGAGGCGCAACCCCACGCCCTTGTCGCCATTGCCAGCCAAGATTTACTTGCCGAGCGCGCACTACTGCTGGGATTAACCCTCCAGCTGGTCCGCGTCGGCCCAGAAGCGTGGCCTACTCAGCCCGCGCCTGCCGGCAGTTTGTATGTCTGGGACACACCGCTTGGCGCTGCCGTCGAGCCTGGCCAGCTCAACGTGGAGAATGCACATTATGTGCTGCAAACCCTCACCCGCGCCGCCCAAGGCTGCGTAGATGGGTACTTTGCGGGGATGATTACCGCCCCTGTGCACAAGGGCGTCATCAACGAAGCGGGGATTGCCTTCTCCGGCCATACCGAATTCCTCGCCGAACTGACGCACACCGAGCAGGTGGTGATGATGCTCGCCACCCACGGCCTGCGTGTGGCGCTCGTGACCACACACCTGCCGCTCAAAGAGGTGGCCGCCGCCATCACGCCTGAGCGCCTGAGCCGTGTCACGCGGATTCTCGATCATGATCTACGCACAAAATTTGGCATTGCTCAGCCGCGTATTCTGGTGTGTGGGTTGAATCCGCATGCCGGTGAAGGCGGCCACTTGGGCCGCGAAGAAATTGAAATTATCGAGCCGACCCTGCAGCAGTTGCGCGCCGAGGGCATCAACCTGATCGGCCCGTTACCGGCTGATACCTTATTCACGCCCAAACACCTTGAGCAGTGTGATGCGGTGCTGGCCATGTACCACGACCAAGGCCTGCCGGTGCTTAAGTACAAAGGCTTTGGCGCGGCGGTGAATATCACCTTGGGCTTACCGATCATCCGCACTTCGGTCGATCACGGCACTGCGCTGGATCTGGCTGGTAGCGGCAAGATCGACAGCGGCAGCCTGCAGGTCGCTCTGCAAACCGCCTACGCCATGGCCGCCAGCCAGGTGAAAACCCACTGA
- a CDS encoding phosphotransferase: MPDEDVRLKLLENWLDQQLPRLFAEQGWGAIPPATLTSASSDASFRRYFRWHGAGRTLIVMDAPPPQEDCRPFVKVAQLLAEARLNVPQILAADLERGFLLLNDLGRQTYLDVINHDNADALFADAVQALLAFQQLPLSAPLSSYDDALLRRELQLFPEWYVQQHLGVEFSEQQQALWQRVSQRLIESALAQPKVLVHRDFMPRNLMLSEPNPGVLDFQDAVYGPVTYDITCLFKDAFLNWPEVRVRGWLEQYWQQARDAGVPVQPVLEDFLRASDLMGVQRHLKVIGIFARICHRDGKPKYLGDVPRFFSYIDVVVARRPELAELGELLVSLQRAPA; encoded by the coding sequence ATGCCTGATGAAGATGTACGCCTGAAACTCCTCGAAAACTGGCTGGATCAGCAGCTGCCTAGGCTGTTTGCCGAGCAGGGTTGGGGCGCTATACCGCCCGCCACGTTGACGTCTGCGAGCAGTGACGCCAGTTTTCGTCGTTATTTTCGCTGGCACGGCGCAGGGCGCACGCTGATCGTGATGGATGCGCCGCCGCCGCAGGAAGATTGTCGCCCGTTCGTCAAGGTCGCGCAGTTGCTGGCTGAGGCCCGCCTCAACGTGCCGCAGATTCTCGCCGCTGATCTTGAGCGGGGATTTCTATTGCTCAACGATTTAGGCCGACAAACCTACCTAGATGTTATTAATCACGATAATGCCGATGCCCTGTTTGCCGATGCTGTGCAGGCGCTCTTGGCTTTTCAGCAACTGCCGCTGAGCGCGCCACTGTCCAGCTATGACGACGCGCTGCTGCGTCGCGAACTGCAACTGTTCCCCGAGTGGTACGTGCAGCAGCATTTGGGTGTTGAGTTCAGCGAGCAGCAGCAGGCGCTGTGGCAACGAGTGAGCCAGCGGCTGATCGAGAGCGCCCTGGCGCAGCCCAAGGTGCTGGTGCATCGCGACTTTATGCCGCGCAATCTGATGCTCAGTGAGCCGAACCCCGGCGTGCTGGATTTTCAGGATGCGGTTTACGGCCCGGTAACCTACGACATCACCTGTCTGTTTAAGGATGCCTTCCTCAACTGGCCTGAGGTGCGCGTGCGCGGCTGGCTGGAGCAGTATTGGCAGCAAGCGCGTGATGCGGGTGTGCCGGTGCAGCCGGTGCTGGAGGACTTTCTGCGCGCCAGCGATCTGATGGGTGTGCAGCGTCACCTCAAGGTGATTGGCATCTTCGCGCGTATTTGCCACCGCGATGGCAAACCTAAGTATTTGGGCGATGTGCCGCGCTTCTTCTCTTATATAGATGTGGTAGTGGCGCGCCGGCCGGAATTGGCTGAGCTGGGTGAGTTGCTGGTCAGTCTGCAGCGGGCGCCGGCATGA
- a CDS encoding symmetrical bis(5'-nucleosyl)-tetraphosphatase — protein sequence MATYAVGDLQGCLKPLQCLLERVAFDPAQDTLWLVGDLVNRGPESLATLRFLYSIREALTCVLGNHDLHLLAVANNIERLKKADTLREVIEAPDAADLLDWLRRQKLLHYDATRDTALVHAGIPPQWSMSKALKRAAEVEEALRDDARMPLFLDGMYGNEPPKWNSDLHGVARLRVITNYFTRMRFCKADGTLDLHSKEGVGTAPPGYAPWFSYKQRKTAGQRIIFGHWAALEGQCQEPNVVALDTGCVWGASMTLMNIDSGEKYSCDCKE from the coding sequence ATGGCTACCTACGCTGTTGGCGACCTGCAAGGCTGTTTGAAGCCGCTGCAATGCTTACTAGAGCGCGTAGCCTTTGATCCGGCACAAGACACCCTGTGGCTAGTCGGCGACCTGGTCAATCGTGGTCCTGAATCGCTGGCCACCTTGCGCTTTCTCTACAGTATTCGCGAAGCACTGACCTGTGTGCTGGGCAACCACGACCTGCACCTGTTGGCCGTGGCCAATAATATCGAACGCTTGAAAAAAGCCGACACCCTGCGCGAGGTGATTGAAGCGCCCGACGCCGCCGACCTGCTCGACTGGCTGCGCCGGCAAAAACTGCTGCATTACGATGCCACCCGCGACACGGCCTTGGTGCATGCTGGCATTCCGCCGCAGTGGAGCATGAGCAAAGCGCTAAAACGCGCTGCAGAAGTCGAAGAAGCCCTGCGTGATGATGCGCGCATGCCGCTGTTTCTGGATGGCATGTATGGCAACGAACCGCCCAAGTGGAACAGTGACCTACACGGTGTCGCCCGCCTGCGGGTTATCACCAATTACTTCACCCGCATGCGTTTTTGTAAAGCCGATGGCACCCTCGACCTGCACAGCAAAGAAGGCGTCGGCACTGCGCCACCCGGCTACGCGCCCTGGTTCAGTTACAAGCAGCGCAAGACCGCTGGGCAGCGCATTATCTTCGGCCATTGGGCGGCGCTCGAAGGCCAATGCCAAGAGCCCAACGTGGTGGCTCTGGATACCGGCTGTGTGTGGGGGGCGAGCATGACCCTGATGAATATCGATAGCGGCGAGAAATACAGCTGCGACTGTAAGGAGTAA
- the rsmA gene encoding 16S rRNA (adenine(1518)-N(6)/adenine(1519)-N(6))-dimethyltransferase RsmA: MSEYQHRARKRFGQNFLHDAGVIHRILRAIHARESEHMLEIGPGQGALTEGLLDSGAQLDVIELDRDLIPILQNQFGNNPRFRLNQGDALKFDFKQLDAAPRSLRVVGNLPYNISTPLIFHLLNNAALIRDMHFMLQKEVVERLAATPGGGDWGRLSIMVQYHCRVEHLFNVGPGAFNPPPKVESAIVRLVPHEVLPHPAKDHRLLERVVREAFNQRRKTLRNTLKNLLAADAIEAAGVDGSLRPEQLDLAAFVRLADKLTEQPNAD; encoded by the coding sequence ATGTCTGAATACCAACACCGCGCGCGTAAGCGTTTCGGCCAGAACTTCCTGCATGACGCCGGAGTCATCCACCGCATTCTGCGCGCCATCCATGCCCGCGAAAGCGAGCACATGCTGGAAATCGGCCCAGGCCAGGGCGCACTGACCGAAGGTTTGCTCGACAGCGGCGCTCAGCTTGATGTGATTGAACTCGACCGCGACCTGATCCCAATTCTGCAAAACCAGTTCGGCAACAACCCGCGCTTTCGTCTGAATCAAGGCGATGCGCTCAAGTTCGATTTCAAACAACTGGATGCTGCACCGCGCAGCCTGCGGGTAGTCGGCAACCTGCCTTACAACATCTCCACGCCGCTGATTTTCCATCTATTGAATAACGCCGCCCTAATTCGCGACATGCACTTTATGTTGCAGAAGGAAGTGGTTGAGCGCTTGGCTGCAACCCCAGGCGGCGGTGATTGGGGCCGGTTGTCGATCATGGTGCAGTACCACTGCCGCGTGGAGCACCTGTTCAATGTTGGCCCCGGCGCATTTAATCCGCCGCCCAAGGTCGAGTCCGCGATTGTCCGCTTGGTGCCGCATGAGGTGCTGCCGCACCCGGCCAAAGATCATCGCCTGCTTGAGCGGGTGGTACGCGAGGCTTTCAACCAACGGCGTAAAACCTTGCGTAACACCCTAAAGAACTTGCTTGCCGCCGACGCCATCGAAGCGGCCGGTGTGGATGGCAGCTTGCGTCCTGAACAATTGGATCTGGCGGCCTTTGTACGCTTGGCAGACAAACTCACTGAACAACCGAACGCCGACTGA
- a CDS encoding peptidylprolyl isomerase, with protein sequence MKIKLSDCVRPLLLGALFLGTAAHAEVRPLNRVVAIVDSDVVMQSQLDARLREVQQTITQRGAALPPNDVLSQQVLERLIIENIQLQIGERSGIRITDEELNQAIGTIAQRNAMSIEQFQAALAKDGLSYTDARDQVRREMIISRVRQRRVAERVQVTDQEVQNFLASDLGKMQLSEEFRLANILIPVTEGASSEDIQAADRQARELYQQLQQGADFAQLAIARSASETALEGGEMGWRKAGQLPPPFDTMLSVLSVGQVTEPMRTPGGFIMIKLLEKRGGDSQVRDEVNVRHILIKPSEIRTEAETERLVERLYQRILAGEDFAELAKNFSEDPGSALNGGTLSWIDPNVLVPEFREVMNSTQAGELSKPFKSPFGWHVLEVMGRRATDSSAQFREQQAMTVLRNRKYDEELQAWLRQIRDEAYVESKL encoded by the coding sequence GTGAAGATCAAGCTTTCTGATTGCGTGCGCCCCCTGCTGTTGGGCGCGCTGTTTCTGGGTACCGCAGCACACGCTGAAGTACGCCCACTCAACCGCGTTGTCGCGATTGTTGACAGCGATGTGGTGATGCAAAGCCAGCTCGATGCGCGCCTGCGTGAAGTGCAGCAGACCATCACTCAGCGCGGCGCCGCCTTACCGCCCAATGATGTGCTCAGCCAACAGGTGCTGGAACGCCTGATCATCGAGAACATCCAACTGCAAATTGGTGAACGCTCAGGCATCCGCATTACTGACGAAGAACTGAACCAAGCCATCGGCACTATTGCGCAGCGCAATGCCATGAGCATTGAGCAGTTCCAAGCGGCATTGGCCAAAGACGGTTTGTCTTACACCGATGCCCGTGACCAAGTGCGCCGCGAGATGATCATCAGCCGTGTGCGCCAGCGCCGTGTCGCTGAGCGCGTGCAAGTGACCGATCAGGAAGTGCAAAACTTCCTCGCCTCAGACCTCGGCAAGATGCAGCTTTCGGAAGAGTTCCGCCTGGCTAACATTCTGATCCCCGTGACTGAAGGTGCTTCTTCTGAGGACATTCAGGCCGCTGACCGTCAGGCGCGCGAGCTGTATCAGCAATTGCAACAGGGCGCCGATTTTGCGCAACTGGCGATTGCCCGCTCGGCCAGTGAAACCGCCCTTGAAGGCGGCGAGATGGGGTGGCGCAAAGCCGGACAACTGCCACCGCCCTTTGACACCATGCTCAGCGTGCTGTCGGTCGGCCAAGTGACTGAGCCGATGCGCACGCCCGGCGGCTTTATCATGATCAAGCTGCTGGAAAAGCGCGGCGGCGACAGCCAGGTGCGTGACGAAGTGAATGTTCGCCACATTCTGATCAAGCCAAGCGAAATCCGAACTGAGGCTGAGACTGAGCGCCTAGTCGAGCGTCTTTACCAGCGCATTCTGGCCGGTGAAGACTTTGCTGAGCTGGCGAAAAACTTCTCCGAAGACCCAGGTTCGGCGCTGAATGGCGGCACCCTGAGCTGGATCGACCCAAATGTATTGGTGCCTGAGTTCCGCGAAGTAATGAACAGCACCCAGGCTGGTGAGTTGTCCAAGCCGTTTAAGAGCCCATTTGGCTGGCACGTGCTGGAAGTCATGGGCCGCCGTGCCACCGACAGCAGCGCTCAGTTCCGCGAGCAGCAAGCGATGACGGTGTTGCGTAACCGCAAGTACGATGAAGAGTTGCAAGCGTGGCTGCGCCAGATCCGCGATGAAGCGTACGTTGAGAGTAAGCTCTAA
- a CDS encoding DnaJ domain-containing protein, with protein MIWPATLLGAVVGLAVASIPGAMLGALLGQVLDRRLRLQSWAALRERLGGRAELRDEWLLFVLLGRLAKSGGRVLPAHIQQARAEMQRLNLDIEGQRQAIEAFALGKTGRASLRAPLRRQQARSDVLLRACWRMAWVDGQVDQAERELIMLWGKWLQVPSATQAQFSEAYAPPRGPLASTASSAYQRALNLLNISADAEPAQIKQAYRRLLSRHHPDKLAGSGATPERLREATERTRELHQAYGLIRQRHGFR; from the coding sequence ATGATCTGGCCAGCGACCCTGCTTGGGGCAGTTGTGGGGCTAGCAGTGGCCAGTATTCCGGGGGCGATGTTGGGTGCGCTGTTGGGTCAGGTGCTGGATCGGCGCTTGCGCCTGCAATCATGGGCGGCGCTGCGTGAGCGCTTGGGTGGTCGCGCGGAGTTGCGTGATGAGTGGCTGCTGTTTGTTCTGCTGGGCCGTTTAGCTAAAAGCGGCGGGCGTGTTTTGCCTGCGCATATTCAACAGGCCCGCGCGGAAATGCAGCGCTTGAATCTAGATATAGAGGGGCAGCGCCAGGCGATTGAGGCATTTGCCCTCGGCAAAACCGGGCGGGCCAGTTTGCGTGCGCCGCTGCGTCGCCAGCAGGCCCGTTCGGACGTGCTGCTGCGCGCATGCTGGCGCATGGCGTGGGTCGATGGCCAGGTCGATCAGGCCGAGCGTGAGTTGATCATGCTATGGGGCAAATGGCTGCAGGTGCCATCAGCCACTCAGGCTCAGTTCAGCGAGGCTTACGCGCCGCCACGCGGGCCGTTAGCCTCGACGGCGAGCAGTGCCTATCAGCGGGCCTTGAATTTGTTGAATATCAGCGCTGATGCTGAACCTGCGCAAATCAAGCAGGCGTATCGGCGCTTACTCAGTCGCCATCACCCCGACAAATTGGCCGGCAGCGGCGCAACCCCTGAGCGCTTGCGTGAGGCCACTGAGCGCACCCGTGAATTGCATCAGGCTTACGGCCTGATTCGCCAACGTCACGGCTTTCGCTAG
- the apaG gene encoding Co2+/Mg2+ efflux protein ApaG — protein MSDSRYSIDVSVVSRYLPEQSQPEQNRFAFAYTVTVSNTGELPATLLSRHWVITDGDGRVQEVRGAGVVGEQPLIQAGASHTYSSGTVMTTRVGFMQGSYHMLAEDGKRFDATIAPFRLVVPGSLH, from the coding sequence ATGAGCGATTCGCGCTACAGCATCGACGTCAGCGTCGTCAGCCGCTACCTACCCGAGCAGTCGCAGCCAGAGCAAAACCGCTTTGCCTTCGCCTATACCGTCACGGTCAGCAACACCGGTGAACTGCCCGCCACGCTGCTTTCTCGGCACTGGGTGATTACCGATGGCGATGGCCGCGTGCAAGAAGTGCGCGGCGCCGGCGTGGTCGGTGAGCAGCCGCTTATTCAGGCCGGTGCCAGCCACACCTACAGCAGCGGCACCGTGATGACCACCCGCGTCGGCTTTATGCAAGGCAGCTACCACATGCTGGCTGAAGACGGTAAACGCTTTGACGCCACCATCGCGCCTTTCCGCCTGGTGGTTCCAGGCTCGCTGCACTAA
- a CDS encoding alpha/beta hydrolase family protein gives MLSRPAALTLSVLLLISPLHAQEQPTTDGATPATEAAVEPAEEQRAPLPERSEVEATALEEQLAPKEQQQLQAGDEAFLALWLPANAPEPSGAVIILPGDDESADWPQSVAPLRRKLPNAGWHSLSVTLPDPNGVAPPLRSAALLPAAAEDGEPAKDGENDSAETDSAGTPASAVDSAETAASKENDIQEQQKTHAERVLARIESAIGFAEQQQAKTIVLLGHGSGAYWAARYVAERKPANIQNLLLVAAQLPAGFSPPLDELLAPLQLATGDFYYKDLPADRLAALKRSQASKRQKHPAYTQIALKALVGNREAEQEQLYRRIRGWLTLKLQAK, from the coding sequence ATGCTTTCTCGCCCTGCAGCACTCACCCTGAGCGTGCTGCTATTAATCAGCCCGCTGCATGCGCAAGAGCAGCCGACCACAGACGGCGCAACACCCGCAACCGAGGCCGCGGTCGAGCCTGCAGAAGAGCAGCGCGCACCTCTGCCCGAGCGCAGTGAAGTAGAAGCCACCGCGCTGGAAGAGCAATTAGCGCCCAAAGAACAACAGCAACTGCAGGCAGGCGATGAGGCTTTTCTCGCCCTGTGGTTGCCGGCCAATGCCCCTGAGCCCAGTGGCGCGGTGATCATCCTACCGGGCGACGATGAAAGCGCCGACTGGCCGCAAAGCGTCGCCCCCCTGCGCCGCAAACTGCCTAATGCTGGCTGGCACAGCTTAAGCGTGACGCTGCCTGACCCTAATGGCGTCGCGCCGCCGCTGCGCAGCGCAGCGTTACTGCCTGCCGCCGCTGAAGACGGTGAGCCTGCTAAAGACGGCGAAAATGACAGCGCAGAAACCGACTCAGCCGGCACGCCTGCCAGCGCTGTCGACAGCGCAGAAACCGCGGCGAGCAAAGAAAACGACATTCAAGAGCAGCAAAAAACTCATGCTGAGCGAGTGCTGGCGCGCATCGAATCAGCCATTGGCTTTGCCGAACAACAGCAAGCTAAAACCATCGTATTACTCGGCCATGGCAGCGGCGCTTACTGGGCAGCGCGCTACGTAGCAGAGCGCAAACCAGCCAACATTCAGAACCTGCTGCTGGTTGCCGCGCAACTGCCCGCCGGTTTTAGCCCGCCACTCGACGAGTTGCTTGCCCCCTTGCAATTGGCCACCGGCGACTTTTATTACAAAGACCTGCCCGCTGACCGGCTGGCTGCCCTCAAGCGCTCACAAGCCAGCAAACGGCAAAAGCATCCGGCCTATACACAAATTGCGCTAAAAGCCTTGGTGGGCAATCGCGAAGCCGAGCAGGAGCAATTGTACCGACGCATCCGTGGCTGGCTGACGCTCAAACTGCAAGCTAAATGA